One Gordonia pseudamarae genomic window, CATCGACCAGATCATCCCGGTCGACGGCGGCATCACCATCAACTGACCGGGATAACTTCGTCCGATATAGGTGCTGGCTCGGGCATATGCCCGAGCCAGCACCTATATCGGACGATTGTGTCGGCCGAACCGACATACTGGGAAATGATGGAACCCACACCGACGTCCCCATCCGCCGTTAACCTGAGCCTGCGTGAGCCGGTCCACCGCGTCGATCCGCGAGCCAAGCGACTGTGGCGGATCGTGCCGCTGATCTGCGGTGTTCCGGTCGCGATCGGGGCGCTGATCGCCGTGGCGTTCAGCGGATCGTATCGGTGGATCCCCCTGTTGGTGCTGGCGGCGACACTGCCTCTGCTCGTTCTCTACGTCGCGGTGGTACCGGCGTGGCGGTACCACTTCCACCGGTGGGAGGTGTCCGACGATGCGGTGTACACCCAGTCGGGCTGGTTCACCCGGCACGCGGTGATCATCCCGATCGCCCGCATCCAGGTGGTCGACACCGAGGCCGGGCCGCTCGAACAACTGCTCAAGCTGGCCACCCTCACCGTCACGACCGCATCGTCGGCGGGCACCGTCAAAATCGTCGGGCTCGACGCGGCCGTCGCCGCTCGGACCGCCGCCGACCTGACCATCGCCACCCAGGAGCACACCGGTGACGCGACCTGACGGCGGTGCACCCCGGGTCGACGGGCCCGACACCTGGCATCGCCTGTCCCCCGGCATGATGGTGGTGCGGCCGATCGAACTGGCCCCGCAACTGCTGCCCGGTCTGGTCGGCATCGTCTTCGCCGCCCAGGCCGCACCCGTCATCGCGCTCGTCGTCGCCATCGTGCTCGCCCCGCTGGTGACGGTGGTGCCATGGCTGGCCACCACATATCAGGCCACCGACGAACACGTCCGGGTCCGCAGCGGGGTGGTCAACCGCAAGGTGGCCACGGCGCGGCGCGACCGTATCCGCAGCGTCGAAACCACCGCCTCTCTCGTGCATCGGCTGCTCGCGCTGGAGAAGGTGACCATCGGCACCGGCGGCGACAAGGCGTCGTCGAACGTGGTGCTCACCGCCGTCGACAAGCGGTACGCGAGCGCGCTGCGCGACCATCTGATGCCCACCGGCGTACCTTCCGATCCCGCCGATACCGAGGCCGGCGCTCTCCCCGGTTCCGCGCACCCACCTGTCATCCTTGCCCGCTACGAGTCGCGCTGGCTTCGCTTCGCTCCGTTCTCGCTGCTCGGTATTGCAGCCGCGGCAGCGGTTTTCGGTTTCGGCGCGCAGCTGGCCGACGAACTCGGGCTGTTCGATCACGCCGCCGAGTTCGGCACCGGCCTGTGGGATCAGATCGACGACATCCCGCTCGCAGTCGTCATCGTCGTCGGCATCATCGTGACCATCGCCGTCGGAGCGTTGCTGTCGGTGACCGCATACGTGCTCAGTTACTGGGATTTCACCCTGTCCCGCCACGACGACGGCACGCTTCGGGTGCGTCGCGGACTGTTCACCACCACGTCGACGACGCTCGACGAGAACCGGGTGCGCGGTGTGCATCTGCACGAGCCGTTGCTGATGCGGCCGCTGCGCGGGGCCCGGCTGCACGCCATCGCCACCGGCGCGCAGAAGCATCCGCTGCTGCTGCCACCGGCCCCCGCCGACGTGGTCGGGCATGTCGGCCGGGCGGTGTCAGGGGCGGGCGGCGACCTGTCGGCACCGCTCGTCGCGCACCCGCGGGCCGCCCGGCGGCGCCGGATCACCCGCGCCGTCGTCGGTGCGCTCGTCCTGTCCACCGCGTTGATCGTCGCGTGGACACCGGGGCCGCTGCCGCTCGCGGTGGCCATCGCCGGGGTCGTAGCGCTGTTGTGCGCCGGTGCGGCGGTCGGTGAACTGCGCTACCGCAATCTCGGGCACCGCTTCACCGACCGTGCCCTGGTGATCGCGCCGCCGACGACGGCGCGCCACCGCAATCTGCTGTACCCGGACGGCATCATCGGCTGGTCGGTTCGCGCCACCTGGTTCCAGCGTCGTCAGGGGTTGGTCACCCTGGTGGCCGCCGGCGCCGCGGGCACCGAGGCGTACGGCATCATCGACGTCGACGGTGCCGACGCGAGCGCACTTGCGGCGCGGATCTCACCCGGACTCGTCGAACCGTTCCTCCGCCGTCCCCGTACCCCAAACCCCCGCACCCCGGACCCCGGCACCCGGGATCGGGAAACCTAGAACTCGGCGGTGGCGAGGTACTCGCGCAGGTAGCCGCGCAGGATGGTCTTGGCCTCGTCGATCAGCGCGGCATCGCCGTCGGGGTCGGAACGAAAGGCCTCCTGCAGCATGGTGTCGGCCACCAGATGCGCGGCCCGGGTGACCACCTCCAGGCGCGGCGAATCCGCGATGCCCTGTGCGGTCAGGATGCTCCGCAGCATCCGCGTCATCCGCAGTTTGTGCTCCCGGTCGACCGCCTGCGTCGCCTCGGTCAACGACCTGCTGAACCACAGGGCACGGAAACCGTCCTCGACCCGGTACGCGTCGACGAAGGTATCGAACAGGATCCCTACGGGATCGGACCAGGTGCGCCGACCCGACAGCTCGAGCAGCAGTCGCATCCGGGTCTCCAACCGATGCAGGTACGTCTCGGCGAGGGTTTCGATGATCGCGTCCCGGTCGGGTAGATATTGGTAGAGCGAGGCCACCGACACCCCGGCCTCCGCGGCGACGCGGGTGGTGGTCAGCATCGCCGGTCCTTCGGAGACCAAGATGCGATCGGCCGCGGCCAACACCTGCAACAGCCGCTCGCGGCTACGGGCCTGCTGCGGGATACGGCGCAGCCCCGCCCAATCGAGGTCGAAAGAGTCCGACATCTGCCCCCTTGGTCCACTCCGTCGTGTCGGGGTTCGGCCCGGATCGCACGCCCCTGTCCGATGCCGCACCCTCAGGATGGTGACACACACTAACACCCGGCGAGACCCCGGTCACACTCGCCCGCGCTCGCGCAGGGTACGGCCCAGGACCCATGACCACGGGACGGTCCTGATCGCGATCCCCACAGCCGGTCGGGATCCACCCGCTCGGCACCGGCGACTCCTGGTGCGCGGATGTCGGGCGTGTCATTCGGCCATTGCGCCGGCGGCCGGCACTGATATTAATTGCGGGAAATATCGCCGTCACCGTCATGCGGTTCGGCGGAAACAACCTGCCCGTACACAATTGTCCATGACTGTCCTCGATACGATAAAGAACGGGAAGAAGACGCCACATCCCGTTGATGAGATTCCCCCGTTCGTCAAATTGTTCCCGCTCGGTCTGCAACATGTGCTCGCGATGTATGCGGGCGCGGTTGCCGTTCCACTGATCGTCGGCGGGGCGATGGTCAGCGCGGGCGAACTCGACGAGGGCGACATCGTCCACCTCATCATGGCCGACCTGTTCGTCGCCGGTATCGCCACATTGCTGCAGTCGGTGGGCTTCTGGCGATTCGGTGTTCGATTGCCGCTGATGCAGGGCGTCACGTTCGCGGCCGTCGGTCCGATGATCACGATCGGCACCAGCCATGGCATAACCGCCATTTACGGCGCGGTGATAGCGTCGGGTGTTTTCATGATCGTGATGGCGCCGGTCGTCGGCAAACTCATCAGATTCTTCCCACCCCTGGTGACCGGCACGATCATCGTGATCATCGGTATTTCGCTGATGCGGGTGGCGGCCGGCTGGTTCGGTGGCGGCACCGCAACCGGCGAGGACTTCGGCGATCCCCAGGCCATCGCTTTCGGTTTCGGCACCCTCGTTCTCATCCTGGCCATCGAACGCTTCGCCCCCGACTCGATCCGCCGCGTGTCGG contains:
- a CDS encoding PH domain-containing protein yields the protein MEPTPTSPSAVNLSLREPVHRVDPRAKRLWRIVPLICGVPVAIGALIAVAFSGSYRWIPLLVLAATLPLLVLYVAVVPAWRYHFHRWEVSDDAVYTQSGWFTRHAVIIPIARIQVVDTEAGPLEQLLKLATLTVTTASSAGTVKIVGLDAAVAARTAADLTIATQEHTGDAT
- a CDS encoding PH domain-containing protein; its protein translation is MTRPDGGAPRVDGPDTWHRLSPGMMVVRPIELAPQLLPGLVGIVFAAQAAPVIALVVAIVLAPLVTVVPWLATTYQATDEHVRVRSGVVNRKVATARRDRIRSVETTASLVHRLLALEKVTIGTGGDKASSNVVLTAVDKRYASALRDHLMPTGVPSDPADTEAGALPGSAHPPVILARYESRWLRFAPFSLLGIAAAAAVFGFGAQLADELGLFDHAAEFGTGLWDQIDDIPLAVVIVVGIIVTIAVGALLSVTAYVLSYWDFTLSRHDDGTLRVRRGLFTTTSTTLDENRVRGVHLHEPLLMRPLRGARLHAIATGAQKHPLLLPPAPADVVGHVGRAVSGAGGDLSAPLVAHPRAARRRRITRAVVGALVLSTALIVAWTPGPLPLAVAIAGVVALLCAGAAVGELRYRNLGHRFTDRALVIAPPTTARHRNLLYPDGIIGWSVRATWFQRRQGLVTLVAAGAAGTEAYGIIDVDGADASALAARISPGLVEPFLRRPRTPNPRTPDPGTRDRET
- a CDS encoding TetR/AcrR family transcriptional regulator, which gives rise to MSDSFDLDWAGLRRIPQQARSRERLLQVLAAADRILVSEGPAMLTTTRVAAEAGVSVASLYQYLPDRDAIIETLAETYLHRLETRMRLLLELSGRRTWSDPVGILFDTFVDAYRVEDGFRALWFSRSLTEATQAVDREHKLRMTRMLRSILTAQGIADSPRLEVVTRAAHLVADTMLQEAFRSDPDGDAALIDEAKTILRGYLREYLATAEF